In Fusobacterium nucleatum, the genomic stretch CTAGTAACAAACTATTTTTTGATATTAAAAGTTAGTTTTACTTTGTATCTTCACACCCTAAATTTTTTAAATGCCTTTCCTCCACCTTCATAGAATTTAGAGAAAAATTCAACATACATAAGCCTTGAAGTATGCACATAAGCAGATAAGAAACTTAAAAATATATTAAATGATTGGCCAAATGCAAACACAATTACTCCAAGTATAATCCCAAGTATTCCCCCACTTACTAGCATTTTTACAATGATATTTATAGCAACTGCTATAAAACCTCCTGCTAAGCCCAATGCCATAAGTCTTAAATATGAAACAAAATCCCCTATATATGAAGTAATTCCATATAGTGAATAAAGTCCTCCACCTATTCTTCCTACAATAGTTTCAGCATCTCTTGCTCCAAAAGCAACAATTCCTAGCATTCCAACAAGAGCACATATTAAAAGAATATTTTTTGTAAATTCGCTAAATCCAAATCTTCCAGCAAGAATAAGCATTATTAAACTTGCCAAAGTTAAATACCATAAGAAAACATCATATACAGCATCCATAAAATGTCCATTTTTTATAAGAATATATGCTTTAATAGCCAAACCTATTGCCAAATGAACTGCCCCAAATATCACTGATAGTATTAAAATAGACATAAAGTCTTTTGATGAATCTAAAACTTGTGTTGGCAATTTTATTAAATCACCAAAAGCACTACCATAAAGTAATCCCCATATCATAGTTGAAAAACTTAATGCAAAGAAAAACTTTAAAAATTTTCTAGTTGATTCACTGAAATTCCCTACCATCAATGCAATACCTGATACTAAGCATAATATTAAACCATAAGCAAAATCGGCCACCATCATTCCAAAGAATACCCAATAAAATATTGATAATATTGGTGTAGGATCAATTTCATTATATCTAGGTAGTGCATACATTTGAGTTATAGAAGCAAATAAACCTGTTATTCCAGAATTTTTTAATAAAATTGGTACTTCTGGATTATCCTTATCAACATCTGAAATTTCTAAATAGCTATTTCTACTTGAAATTCTTGTAATAAGTTTTTTAAATTCATATTCCATATCTGCTGGAATATATCCTTCTATAATATCCACAGTATCAGTCTTTTTAAAATTAGAAACTATATTTTCTCTCAATAATATATTATCCAAATAATTATCTTGAACTTTTAATTTTGGAATAACTTTTAAAAGTCTTTCTGCTGTACTTTTTAACTTATTATTGGCTTTTTTGATTTCTTCTTCTCTAAGTTTTATTCTTTCAAACTCTTCTTCAAAAGTACCTTTAAAATCAAAATTAAGTTCTGTAAAACTATGAGTTTTTAACTGATTTTTTAGTTCTTTTTCTTCCAATTTTGAACCTAAAACCACTAAATTTACCATAGTTGAATCCTGTGAAATTTCTTCAATATATGCCTTGTCAAAATTTCTTAAGCTATCTTTCAGAGTTTCAAAACTTTTCTTTGGTACAGTACCTAAAAATATTTTTACTGTTTTAAAAGTCTTTAGATTTTCAATAGGTTCTTTTATATTTCTCCAACTATCAATCTCTTTTTTTCTAATTTCAAGATTTATAATTTCTTCTTTATTAGTTTCAATTTCTTTACTTATTCTATCCAAAGTTTCATAATCTTTATTAAAATCATATTTATCTGCTTGTTGCTCCACTTGTACAAAAAGTAAGTTTCCAATGGAACTATTTGAAATTTCTTCTTTTGCTTCCTTAGGAAAAAGTTTTGATAAATAATTAATCATCCACTTAACTTTTTGACTTTTCTCTTTAATTAGATTTATATTTTCAGGAATCTGAATCTCCTTTAAATCTTCATTTTCTTCATTTGAGGTTTTAATAAAATGCACATAGTCAAATTTTTGTAATTCTTTTAATAAAGGCTTTCTATCTTTTTCAAGAGCAAATAATCTAAATTTTTTCATTTTAACTATTGCCATCTGAATTCACTATCCTTTCTACTATCAAGTCAACCACAGATTTAAGTTTTGACTCCTCTATATCTTTAATAGAAGAAACTTTTTTTTCTGCACTTTCAAATATAGGTGTAGCAATAGCTTCTCCCTCATTCTTATACTTTAATTTAAGTTCTTCTGCCTCCTTTTTAGCATTTTTTATAGCCTCATCATAAGATTTTTTTGCCTTTTCTTTTGCTTCTTCTTTTAAAATTAAAGCATCTTTATGAGCCTTTTCTAATATTTCTTTTGCTTTTAATTCAGCATCTTTAACTCTTAATATAGCATCAGTAGCCAAGTTTATCACCTCCATAAATTCTATATATAGTTTTTTGATTATGTAGAAATATTCTTTATAATTGTATTATACTACTAATATAAAAAAATAAAACTAAAAATTTTATTTTTTATCTTATATATCTAAAAAAAACATTATATTTCAATTATAATACATAGATAAAAATTTTTTTTGGTGTTTCATCAGACTTAACATTATACATACACCAAAAGCTCCACTATTTGTAACTAAGTGAGAATTTTCTTGATTTATTCCACCTATTGCAAATATTGGAATAGTTAATGTTAATGATAATTCTTGACCTCTCTAAGTTCTATATCTTTTTCTCTTAAAGTGAGGGAAACTATTTCAAAATTTTCATTTTCATATAATTTTCTATTTGAAATAATATTTAATTTTATTTTCTATCATAGTTAATCCTTTAAATAAATATAGTCATTCATCTCAGGTTATGAACTGCACCCAAAATCTTAGATAAAAAAAACTAGAAATTTCTTTCTAGTTGAATTCTTCTTTATGGCTGGGGTGGCTGGATTCGAACTTGTTCAGTTTACAACTATTTTGAATAAAAATGAAATTCAAAGTGTCTGAGAAATTAAAAGAAAAGAAATTCTCACACTTTTTTATTTTATTTCTCTTTTAATAAGTTTTAATTTTTAGAGGAGTATTTTTTATGGCTATTATAAAAGTTTTAAAGAGGGAAAATCCTTATATTCAAATTGATAAAATAGGAGTTGATGATTCAAATTTATCTTGGGAAGCCACAGGTCTTTTAACTTATTTAATTGGAAGACCTAACAATTGGAAAATAAATATAGCTCATTTAGCATCTGTTAAGAAAAATAAAGAAACTTCTACTAGAAATGCTTTATTAGAATTGAGGAAAGCTAAATATTGTCATTACTTTGAAGTTAGAAAGTCTGGAAAAATAGTTGAAACATTCTATTTAGTTTTTGAAGTTCCTACTGAGTATGAAGAAATTAAATCAAATATTGACATAGAACTAAAAGAGGGTGAAAAAATTTTTTATAAATCTTTTTCTAAAAAGAAAGAAGATAGGAATTTAAATATTCAACCAGAAGTTGAAAATCAACAATTGGCTAAAAGTATGGAAAATAGCCTTTCTTTACCGAAAGTTGAAAAACCAAAAATGGAAAAGCCGAAAGTGGAAAATCAAGCACTAATAAATATAGATATTAATAATAATAGAATGAATATAAAAAAGAATCATGAATATGACTTTAAAGAAAATGATGATAATTTAAAAAGAATAGAAGAACTTTTTAAAGAATTTGGGATAGATTTCTCTATAAAACATAAGATTAGGATAAAAGAATTGTTACAAAAAAATTCTGTTGATTTTTTAATTAGCCATTTTAAAAAACAATATGAAATTTTAAAGAAAAAAGAAAATGTAAAAAGTATAGCAGCTGTAATGTCAAAACATTTATTTAATAACACTTGTGAAATTGATAATACTTTTGTTATGCAAAAGGAAGAAGAAAGTAAAAAAGAGATTACTAGCAATATAAAAATGGATGATGTTATTGAAACATTTTTAAAACTTCCTATTGAAAAACAAGAGGAGATAGAAAGTGAAATTTTGAAAAAAAGAAAAGAAATTGATCCTCAAATTAAAAAAATTAGTATCATTGTTTTTCATAAAATGATTGCTAGTGATATAAGGGAAATTCTTATAAGAGAGAGTTTATTATAAGACTTTTAATATTCTGACAGATGTTACATCTCATTAATGTTTCAGCTATTTTTAATAATAAAACTATAACTGCTGAAATTTTTTGTGATAAGATTACTATTCTGATTTTTAAAGTTATACATAGAAGTCTCATATATAAATAAAAATACAAATATAGTTTTACAATTAGCTATTTAAAAACTATATTTGTATTAAAAAAAATTTCCCATTATTTTTTAAAAGTTTCTTTAATTTTTTTTAAAATATCATCATTATATGCTTTTGTTCTATTATTATAAGAAGATATTTGTTTTTTTGAACTGCTAGGGTTATTATTAGAATATTTTTTGTTTACTTGAAAAATTATATTAATAGCTTTTTTGTAGTAATCATCTAGTTTATCTTCTTTAATTACTTTTAAAA encodes the following:
- a CDS encoding V-type ATP synthase subunit I, which produces MAIVKMKKFRLFALEKDRKPLLKELQKFDYVHFIKTSNEENEDLKEIQIPENINLIKEKSQKVKWMINYLSKLFPKEAKEEISNSSIGNLLFVQVEQQADKYDFNKDYETLDRISKEIETNKEEIINLEIRKKEIDSWRNIKEPIENLKTFKTVKIFLGTVPKKSFETLKDSLRNFDKAYIEEISQDSTMVNLVVLGSKLEEKELKNQLKTHSFTELNFDFKGTFEEEFERIKLREEEIKKANNKLKSTAERLLKVIPKLKVQDNYLDNILLRENIVSNFKKTDTVDIIEGYIPADMEYEFKKLITRISSRNSYLEISDVDKDNPEVPILLKNSGITGLFASITQMYALPRYNEIDPTPILSIFYWVFFGMMVADFAYGLILCLVSGIALMVGNFSESTRKFLKFFFALSFSTMIWGLLYGSAFGDLIKLPTQVLDSSKDFMSILILSVIFGAVHLAIGLAIKAYILIKNGHFMDAVYDVFLWYLTLASLIMLILAGRFGFSEFTKNILLICALVGMLGIVAFGARDAETIVGRIGGGLYSLYGITSYIGDFVSYLRLMALGLAGGFIAVAINIIVKMLVSGGILGIILGVIVFAFGQSFNIFLSFLSAYVHTSRLMYVEFFSKFYEGGGKAFKKFRV
- a CDS encoding replication protein; translation: MAIIKVLKRENPYIQIDKIGVDDSNLSWEATGLLTYLIGRPNNWKINIAHLASVKKNKETSTRNALLELRKAKYCHYFEVRKSGKIVETFYLVFEVPTEYEEIKSNIDIELKEGEKIFYKSFSKKKEDRNLNIQPEVENQQLAKSMENSLSLPKVEKPKMEKPKVENQALINIDINNNRMNIKKNHEYDFKENDDNLKRIEELFKEFGIDFSIKHKIRIKELLQKNSVDFLISHFKKQYEILKKKENVKSIAAVMSKHLFNNTCEIDNTFVMQKEEESKKEITSNIKMDDVIETFLKLPIEKQEEIESEILKKRKEIDPQIKKISIIVFHKMIASDIREILIRESLL